One part of the Arachidicoccus terrestris genome encodes these proteins:
- a CDS encoding LacI family DNA-binding transcriptional regulator, translating to MKKKISIRDIAAELGVAISTVSAVLNGKTEERRISNAMRDRVLAHAKKSGYQPNLIAQSLRTGKSKIIAMLVEDIADPFFATIARLVETNPALHDYKLFYSSTANDPQKAKSLIRAFRDRLVDGFIIAPTPGTENEIQMLLADQMPMVLFDRYLPGITGNLVCVDNFEGTHGAAELLINRGYKNIAFVTLSSQQSQMADRLEGYKSAIESHGYAPCLLEIAYTLSEEVLVSQIKYYFETQPQIDAVIFATNYLAVNGLRALQELDKKIPEQVAVIGFDDNSHFSLFSPSITAIAQPIEEIAGNIVKLLKKELRGAGSLQNGHAEDKEQVVLSTKLIIRNSSPAAKTAKKK from the coding sequence ATGAAGAAAAAAATATCTATTCGAGACATCGCAGCCGAACTGGGTGTAGCTATCAGCACTGTATCCGCTGTACTAAACGGCAAAACCGAAGAAAGGCGTATCAGTAATGCTATGCGGGACCGGGTTTTGGCACATGCAAAAAAAAGCGGGTATCAACCAAATCTCATTGCACAAAGCCTTAGGACCGGCAAAAGTAAAATCATCGCTATGTTGGTGGAAGATATAGCAGATCCTTTTTTTGCCACTATTGCTCGCCTGGTCGAGACCAATCCCGCACTCCATGATTACAAACTATTTTATTCCAGTACGGCAAATGACCCGCAGAAAGCCAAATCCCTTATCAGGGCTTTCCGGGACCGATTGGTGGATGGTTTTATTATCGCACCGACACCTGGAACGGAAAATGAGATTCAGATGCTATTAGCAGATCAAATGCCAATGGTCCTTTTTGATCGCTATTTGCCGGGTATTACCGGTAACCTGGTCTGTGTTGATAATTTTGAAGGTACTCATGGCGCCGCGGAGCTGCTCATCAACAGAGGGTATAAAAACATTGCCTTTGTTACGCTGTCCTCTCAGCAAAGCCAAATGGCCGACCGCCTGGAAGGCTATAAAAGTGCTATTGAAAGCCACGGCTATGCTCCCTGCCTGTTAGAGATCGCTTACACGCTTTCCGAAGAAGTGCTCGTCAGCCAGATCAAATACTATTTTGAGACTCAGCCACAGATCGATGCCGTCATATTTGCGACCAACTATTTAGCCGTTAATGGCCTACGTGCATTGCAGGAACTCGATAAAAAGATCCCTGAACAGGTGGCCGTTATCGGATTTGACGACAATTCACATTTTAGCTTATTCTCCCCTTCCATAACCGCCATCGCACAGCCGATAGAGGAGATTGCGGGCAACATTGTCAAGTTGCTCAAAAAGGAATTAAGGGGAGCTGGATCCTTACAGAATGGCCACGCTGAAGACAAGGAGCAGGTCGTATTATCCACGAAGCTTATCATACGTAATTCCTCTCCAGCGGCTAAAACGGCTAAAAAGAAATAG
- a CDS encoding glycoside hydrolase family 3 N-terminal domain-containing protein, which translates to MTCLTSYPRAWSLCLKKAAGLLFFSSVVTASQGQAFAPKKEIYHKGWNDLNKNGKKDIYEDPSKPVEQRVQDLLSQMNLNEKSCQLATLYGYQRVLKDSLPTKDWKRQIWKDGIANIDEEFNGFIQWGHIDKGPLASDILHHIWGMNEVQRFFIEQTRLGIPVDFTDEGIRGVEAYYATGFPTALNMGMTWNKALVRQMGIIEGKEAKALGYSNVYAPIMDVARDQRWGRLEESYGESPYLVAQMGIQMARAMQQQGIASTLKHFAVYSDNNGAREGMARTDPQIPEREMRDLLLYPFRHVLDSVEVLGVMSSYNDYDGVPISGSRYWLTDVLRDKFKFKGYVVSDSDALEYLYSKHHVASDFKDAVYQALMAGMNVRTTFVPPDNMIEAVRELVKEGRLSEKVVDSRVSDVLRVKFKLGLFDTPYVKDPQHSKQIVGSEAHQKVALEASRESIVLLKNQDHILPLNKSVGKVALIGPNVLDNDYAHTHYGPLMAPSVNILEGVKKKLGASKVLYAKGCDLVDKNWPESEILPQAPDEAARKMIDSAVAAARQADVAIVALGGNTKTAGENKSRTDLDLPGFQRQLIQEIYATGTPVVVILIGTQPMTINWIHKYVKGIIYAGYPGVWGGKAIAEVLFGDYNPGGKLTLTFPKSVGQLPLHFPAKPNAQSDAGEGAKIKGLLYPFGHGLSYTTFDYKNLRITPDHIQPDGSLTVYVDVTNTGDREGDDVVQLYTRDVVSSVTTFEKNLRGFERIHLKPGETRTVQFKIVPDDLMLWNRKMEHVVEPGEFKIMIGHSSQDIVLTGKLEVEP; encoded by the coding sequence ATGACTTGTTTAACATCTTATCCCCGCGCCTGGTCTTTATGTCTCAAAAAAGCGGCGGGACTGTTGTTTTTTTCCTCAGTGGTTACGGCCAGCCAGGGACAGGCCTTTGCTCCTAAAAAAGAGATCTATCACAAGGGCTGGAATGACCTGAATAAAAACGGTAAAAAAGATATTTATGAAGACCCTTCCAAACCTGTTGAGCAGAGGGTGCAGGATCTGCTTTCACAAATGAACTTAAATGAGAAATCCTGTCAGTTGGCGACGCTTTATGGTTACCAAAGAGTCTTAAAAGATTCTTTACCGACGAAGGACTGGAAGCGACAGATCTGGAAAGACGGTATTGCAAATATTGACGAAGAATTTAATGGATTTATCCAGTGGGGACATATTGATAAAGGACCATTGGCCAGTGATATCCTTCATCACATATGGGGCATGAACGAGGTGCAGCGATTTTTTATAGAACAGACCAGACTCGGTATCCCAGTTGATTTTACAGATGAAGGTATACGGGGTGTGGAAGCTTACTATGCGACGGGTTTTCCTACGGCACTTAATATGGGCATGACCTGGAATAAAGCCCTCGTGCGGCAGATGGGCATTATTGAAGGTAAAGAAGCAAAGGCGCTGGGCTATTCCAATGTTTATGCCCCTATCATGGATGTCGCCAGGGACCAGAGATGGGGCAGGCTGGAAGAATCTTATGGAGAATCCCCCTATCTGGTCGCCCAGATGGGCATTCAAATGGCCAGAGCCATGCAGCAGCAAGGAATCGCTTCTACACTCAAACATTTTGCCGTCTACAGTGACAATAACGGCGCCAGAGAGGGGATGGCCAGGACCGATCCGCAAATCCCGGAAAGAGAAATGCGAGATCTGTTACTGTATCCGTTTCGACATGTATTGGACAGCGTTGAGGTGTTGGGTGTTATGAGTTCATATAACGACTATGACGGCGTTCCAATCTCAGGAAGCAGGTATTGGCTGACCGATGTACTAAGAGATAAGTTTAAATTTAAAGGTTATGTTGTCAGCGACAGTGATGCATTGGAGTATTTATATTCTAAACATCATGTAGCCAGTGACTTTAAAGATGCGGTCTATCAGGCGCTGATGGCAGGGATGAATGTAAGAACGACTTTTGTCCCGCCAGATAATATGATTGAAGCAGTAAGGGAGCTGGTGAAAGAAGGGCGGTTATCAGAGAAAGTGGTGGATAGCCGGGTCTCTGATGTACTGCGTGTGAAATTTAAACTGGGGCTATTTGATACGCCCTACGTGAAAGATCCACAGCATAGTAAACAGATCGTCGGCAGTGAGGCTCACCAGAAAGTAGCATTGGAAGCTTCCAGGGAAAGCATTGTGCTGTTAAAAAATCAGGATCACATACTCCCGCTGAATAAGAGCGTTGGTAAAGTGGCGCTGATCGGACCAAATGTACTGGACAATGATTATGCGCATACGCATTACGGCCCGCTGATGGCCCCCAGCGTAAATATCCTGGAGGGCGTTAAAAAGAAGCTGGGCGCTTCTAAAGTGCTGTATGCCAAAGGTTGTGATCTGGTGGATAAAAACTGGCCGGAAAGTGAGATATTGCCTCAGGCGCCGGATGAGGCCGCCAGGAAAATGATAGACAGTGCCGTGGCGGCCGCCCGCCAGGCGGACGTTGCAATTGTGGCACTGGGCGGCAATACGAAAACTGCCGGTGAGAATAAGAGCAGGACTGACCTGGATTTGCCGGGGTTTCAAAGACAATTGATTCAGGAGATTTATGCGACGGGAACGCCGGTGGTAGTCATACTTATCGGCACTCAACCCATGACCATTAACTGGATTCATAAGTACGTAAAGGGAATTATATATGCAGGTTACCCGGGTGTCTGGGGCGGCAAGGCAATCGCCGAGGTGCTTTTTGGAGACTATAATCCGGGAGGGAAGCTGACACTAACCTTTCCAAAATCAGTGGGACAATTGCCGCTGCATTTCCCGGCTAAACCAAATGCCCAAAGTGATGCAGGTGAAGGGGCCAAAATAAAGGGGCTGTTATATCCCTTTGGCCATGGATTAAGCTATACTACTTTTGACTATAAAAATCTAAGGATTACACCCGACCACATTCAACCGGATGGGAGCCTGACGGTATATGTGGACGTTACCAATACGGGCGACAGGGAAGGAGATGATGTGGTACAGCTTTATACACGAGATGTGGTAAGTTCTGTAACGACCTTTGAGAAGAACCTCCGTGGTTTTGAAAGGATACATCTAAAGCCGGGAGAGACCAGGACTGTCCAGTTTAAAATTGTACCTGATGACCTGATGCTCTGGAACAGAAAGATGGAACATGTAGTCGAACCGGGTGAATTTAAAATTATGATCGGCCACAGCTCACAGGATATTGTGTTGACAGGTAAACTGGAGGTGGAACCTTAA
- a CDS encoding beta-N-acetylhexosaminidase: MQIMAGVFRSQHTKRSTVEKRVIRNILLLFSILVIITTAKANPSVSVLENASDSIPKNNNAPAIIPVPDAYSPVPGRYFKLTSATQILLVGEVNRLIDKDLRSEWQGYLRSRGLLLCGQKFKFPFVVSRQKVGKYKRPAIILILDKSNPDKNTDSATLHQIKGGYTLGVSPEQVTITAQDKQGFLYGLISLLQLAGHQDAASRSSNGVKIPCWQIKDQPVYGWRGVMLDESRHFFGKAHVKKLLDWMAYYKLNYFHWHLTDEPGWRLQIKAYPELTTIGAIGNKTDSAAPAKYYTQAEIREVVSYAKARGITVIPEIDMPGHATAANRAYPENSGGGEGKFADFTFNPGRDSTYSFLTRILKETRSLFDVDMVHLGGDEVSFGSGGWGKLPAVKTLMAKESLNDNKAVEAYFLRRMADSALQFNHKIMTWDEGVDAGLDPASTIIFWWRHDKMKSFGKAMADGYDIVLCPRIPLYFDFVQDSTHSVGRRWGGKFASLKQVFDFYPPAYTRHMEKKGHVLGMQANLWTETVHTDQRMDFMLFPRMAALASAAWSKASVRQFDHFENVLKRELAFYKKDGIYYFNPFDPTATPEPKK; encoded by the coding sequence ATGCAAATTATGGCTGGCGTATTTCGGTCTCAGCATACAAAGAGGTCGACTGTTGAAAAAAGAGTTATACGAAACATACTACTGCTGTTTTCAATTCTGGTGATTATAACGACAGCCAAGGCCAATCCGTCGGTTTCAGTATTAGAAAATGCGTCTGATTCTATTCCCAAGAACAATAACGCGCCTGCTATTATTCCGGTTCCTGATGCGTATTCACCCGTGCCCGGCAGGTACTTTAAGTTGACTTCTGCAACACAGATTCTGTTAGTGGGAGAAGTCAATCGTCTGATTGATAAAGACTTGAGAAGTGAATGGCAAGGCTATTTGCGATCCCGGGGGTTACTGTTATGTGGACAGAAATTTAAATTTCCATTTGTAGTAAGCAGACAAAAAGTAGGCAAATATAAGCGTCCCGCCATTATTCTTATCCTGGATAAAAGCAATCCTGACAAAAATACTGATTCAGCGACATTACACCAGATTAAGGGCGGCTATACATTAGGGGTATCCCCCGAACAAGTCACGATCACCGCTCAGGACAAACAAGGTTTTTTGTATGGCTTGATCAGCTTGTTGCAATTGGCCGGACATCAGGATGCTGCCAGCCGTTCTTCTAACGGGGTGAAGATTCCCTGTTGGCAAATTAAAGATCAACCCGTGTATGGATGGAGAGGTGTTATGCTGGATGAATCACGCCATTTTTTTGGGAAAGCTCATGTTAAAAAATTATTGGATTGGATGGCCTATTATAAACTTAATTATTTTCACTGGCATCTGACTGATGAACCGGGTTGGCGTTTACAGATAAAAGCTTATCCTGAGCTGACGACTATTGGCGCGATTGGTAATAAAACAGATTCTGCAGCACCCGCAAAGTATTATACACAGGCCGAGATAAGGGAGGTGGTCAGCTATGCTAAGGCCAGAGGCATTACCGTTATCCCGGAAATAGATATGCCAGGGCATGCCACGGCCGCTAACCGGGCTTATCCCGAAAACAGCGGCGGCGGCGAAGGTAAGTTTGCTGATTTTACATTTAATCCTGGTAGAGACAGTACTTATAGTTTCCTGACCCGAATTCTTAAAGAGACACGCTCGTTGTTTGATGTAGATATGGTGCATCTGGGCGGAGACGAAGTGTCTTTTGGCAGCGGTGGCTGGGGTAAGTTGCCTGCGGTAAAGACATTAATGGCTAAGGAAAGCCTCAATGACAATAAAGCAGTGGAAGCATATTTTCTAAGAAGAATGGCGGATTCTGCCTTGCAGTTCAATCATAAGATCATGACCTGGGATGAAGGCGTAGACGCCGGTCTGGATCCTGCTTCTACAATTATCTTCTGGTGGCGTCATGATAAAATGAAGTCTTTTGGCAAAGCGATGGCAGACGGTTATGATATTGTCTTGTGTCCGCGCATTCCGCTTTATTTTGATTTTGTGCAGGACAGTACCCATAGTGTTGGCAGAAGATGGGGCGGAAAATTTGCTTCCCTGAAACAAGTATTCGATTTCTATCCTCCTGCCTATACGAGGCATATGGAAAAAAAAGGTCATGTGCTGGGAATGCAGGCCAATTTATGGACAGAAACAGTTCACACTGACCAGCGGATGGATTTTATGCTTTTTCCCCGCATGGCTGCGCTGGCGTCCGCTGCCTGGTCAAAAGCCTCCGTCCGGCAATTTGATCATTTTGAAAATGTCTTAAAAAGGGAGCTTGCCTTTTACAAGAAAGACGGTATTTATTACTTTAACCCATTTGATCCGACCGCCACACCGGAACCTAAAAAATAA
- a CDS encoding LacI family DNA-binding transcriptional regulator, translating into MKFEPVTIKQMARDLNLGISTVSRALHDSHEISEETKKRVVAYARKLNYIPNPIALSLRAKRNRSIGIVISQFNNPFCSQVVHGMESAFYREGYQVSIVQTSESAEKEMKAIQYLSSRVDGLLVSISSETKNTDHLKDLYEKGMPIVFYDRVCRDIQTHMTLSDNYRGAYEATRHLLDQGCTRIGFVGGAATQPIVQERKAGYLSALQDAGATIDERWIHYLPKGGVHYVETEVAMDRLMRLPKSKRPDGLLTCWDKVTADAYRYLRRHEISMPEELALIGFSNFPLTDFVSPSLSVVQQQSEKLGEVAAGQLIALLQSKRKPARFQTEVLMPEIIIRESSMRLVTDSSRLKKKTQNLKTKR; encoded by the coding sequence ATGAAATTTGAACCTGTTACGATCAAGCAAATGGCCCGGGATCTGAACCTGGGTATTTCTACTGTGTCCAGGGCCTTACATGATAGTCATGAGATCAGTGAAGAAACCAAAAAGCGGGTAGTGGCCTATGCCAGAAAATTGAATTATATACCCAATCCCATTGCGCTAAGCCTGAGGGCGAAGCGTAACAGATCCATCGGGATTGTGATTTCCCAGTTCAATAATCCTTTTTGTTCGCAAGTGGTGCATGGGATGGAGTCCGCCTTTTATAGAGAGGGGTATCAGGTCTCCATTGTGCAAACCAGCGAGTCGGCGGAAAAAGAAATGAAAGCGATTCAGTACCTCTCCTCCAGAGTAGACGGATTGCTCGTATCCATTTCCTCTGAGACAAAAAATACTGATCATTTAAAAGATTTGTACGAAAAGGGCATGCCCATCGTTTTTTATGATCGGGTATGTAGAGATATTCAGACACACATGACCCTATCAGATAATTACCGGGGTGCCTATGAGGCAACCCGACATCTGCTCGATCAGGGTTGCACGAGGATCGGATTTGTAGGTGGTGCAGCTACACAGCCCATTGTGCAGGAAAGAAAAGCAGGGTACCTGAGTGCACTGCAGGATGCAGGTGCGACAATTGATGAGCGGTGGATACATTATTTGCCTAAAGGCGGTGTACATTATGTTGAGACGGAAGTGGCGATGGACCGGCTTATGCGCCTGCCAAAATCCAAACGACCCGATGGACTGCTGACCTGCTGGGATAAAGTGACGGCAGATGCATACAGATATCTTAGACGCCATGAAATTTCAATGCCGGAAGAACTGGCGCTTATTGGTTTTTCTAATTTCCCGTTGACTGATTTTGTGAGCCCGTCACTGTCTGTCGTGCAGCAGCAGTCTGAAAAATTAGGCGAGGTGGCAGCCGGACAACTCATCGCACTCTTGCAATCTAAAAGAAAACCGGCCCGGTTCCAGACCGAAGTTCTCATGCCGGAAATTATTATCCGTGAGTCATCGATGCGGCTTGTAACGGATAGTTCCAGGCTAAAAAAGAAAACGCAAAACCTGAAAACGAAAAGATGA
- the uxaC gene encoding glucuronate isomerase: MKPFLDKDFLLESETARKLYHESAADMPIIDYHCHLSPQQIAEDYQFSDITEAWLGGDHYKWRAMRANGVDESYMTGDKPAKEKFLAWAKTVPYTMRNPLYHWTHLELQRYFGITELLSEKTADAIYEKATALLQTPQYSVKNLLRKMGVKTVCTTDDPTDDLRYHKQLKEDDFEIAVLPAFRPDKAMATENPAAFVQFVTLLEKVTDSKINTYQEYTTQLKNRHDFFASMGCSVSDHGLEEIYAEDFSAGEIEIVFNQLRAGKAVSIEESRKFKSAMLLTFARWDHEKGWVQQYHLGALRNNNTRLLQEMGADVGCDSIGDFRQAVPLSKFLRTLDDAGQLTKTILYNLNPADNEIFATMAGNFNDGATVGKIQFGSAWWFLDQKTGMISQMNALSNMGLLSRFVGMLTDSRSFLSYPRHEYFRRILCNLFGHEVENGELPAEELDWISQVIKDICFNNAARYFGWSHLLENK; the protein is encoded by the coding sequence ATGAAACCTTTTTTAGACAAGGACTTTCTACTGGAAAGCGAGACCGCCCGCAAACTCTACCATGAGTCTGCCGCCGACATGCCCATCATCGATTATCATTGCCATCTTTCTCCCCAGCAGATTGCCGAAGATTATCAGTTTAGTGACATCACCGAGGCATGGCTGGGTGGCGACCATTATAAGTGGAGAGCCATGCGCGCCAATGGCGTTGACGAGTCTTATATGACCGGAGATAAGCCCGCCAAAGAAAAATTTCTCGCCTGGGCCAAAACCGTACCCTATACGATGCGTAACCCGCTATACCACTGGACACACCTGGAGCTCCAGCGCTATTTTGGGATTACTGAACTGCTCAGTGAAAAGACAGCCGATGCTATTTATGAAAAAGCCACCGCGTTGTTACAAACACCGCAGTACAGTGTCAAGAACCTGCTGCGCAAAATGGGCGTAAAAACAGTTTGTACCACCGATGATCCTACTGACGACCTTCGCTATCATAAACAATTAAAAGAGGACGATTTTGAAATTGCCGTTTTACCTGCTTTCCGCCCGGATAAAGCAATGGCAACAGAAAATCCGGCTGCTTTCGTGCAATTTGTAACCCTATTGGAAAAAGTTACAGACAGCAAGATCAACACCTATCAGGAATATACTACCCAGCTGAAAAACAGACATGACTTTTTTGCGTCCATGGGTTGCAGCGTTTCTGATCACGGCCTGGAAGAAATCTATGCAGAAGACTTTTCAGCGGGGGAGATTGAAATCGTTTTCAACCAGTTACGTGCAGGAAAGGCGGTTTCTATTGAAGAAAGCAGGAAATTTAAATCCGCCATGTTGCTCACATTTGCTCGATGGGATCATGAAAAAGGATGGGTACAACAATATCACTTAGGCGCCCTGCGCAACAACAATACCCGCCTTTTACAGGAAATGGGTGCCGACGTAGGCTGCGACTCTATCGGAGATTTCAGACAGGCGGTCCCCTTATCCAAGTTCCTGAGAACCCTGGATGATGCCGGCCAGCTGACCAAAACCATTTTATACAACCTCAATCCGGCTGATAATGAGATATTTGCTACCATGGCCGGCAACTTTAATGATGGTGCTACCGTGGGAAAGATCCAGTTTGGCTCTGCCTGGTGGTTCCTGGATCAGAAAACCGGCATGATCAGTCAGATGAATGCCCTGTCCAATATGGGATTACTGAGTCGCTTTGTCGGCATGCTGACGGACTCCAGAAGTTTCCTTTCTTACCCCAGGCATGAGTATTTTAGAAGAATTCTTTGTAATTTGTTCGGTCATGAGGTGGAAAACGGGGAACTGCCCGCCGAGGAGCTGGATTGGATCAGTCAGGTCATTAAGGATATCTGTTTTAATAATGCAGCCCGTTATTTTGGCTGGTCGCATTTACTGGAAAACAAATAA
- a CDS encoding PfkB family carbohydrate kinase has product MQQILCFGELLLRLSPEAGWPARGSLSSYVGGAELNVAMALGNWKQAVALGTALPDNPVSSLLKDYLTQSHIATDTILAKDGRIGTYYLTPGQDLKSAGVVYDRAFSSFSLLAPGDIDYDAYLQGVRHLHLTAISPAVSASAAATCQALVDAAFVRQIPISLDLNYRSKLWKYGKTPIDIMPAIAGKASFIMGNIWAAGQMLGVAPEPGADQTMDPEKLAALAQISAEKLIHTYPNCHHVGYTFRFNTPDSQEGVRYFGTLYQQGRLYSSTQKDYTGITDRAGSGDCFMAGLLYGLYNELTGQQTVDFATAAATGKFYEKGDHTRQSLADVQHRLQSLNTISTH; this is encoded by the coding sequence ATGCAGCAAATCCTTTGTTTTGGAGAATTATTACTCAGGCTTTCCCCTGAGGCTGGCTGGCCTGCCCGGGGAAGTTTATCCTCATATGTAGGCGGCGCTGAGCTAAACGTAGCGATGGCCCTGGGCAACTGGAAGCAGGCGGTTGCCCTGGGAACTGCCCTGCCTGACAACCCTGTCAGCTCGCTGCTGAAAGATTATTTGACACAGTCTCACATAGCAACAGATACGATCCTGGCAAAAGACGGCCGGATCGGGACTTACTATCTGACACCCGGGCAGGACTTAAAAAGTGCCGGCGTTGTCTATGACCGGGCGTTTTCTTCTTTTTCTTTATTAGCACCAGGAGATATTGATTATGACGCCTATCTGCAAGGTGTAAGACATTTGCATTTAACGGCGATCTCACCGGCAGTATCTGCATCCGCTGCGGCTACTTGTCAGGCGCTGGTAGATGCCGCATTTGTGCGTCAAATACCGATATCACTGGATCTGAATTACCGGTCCAAACTCTGGAAATACGGTAAGACGCCGATCGATATCATGCCGGCCATAGCCGGCAAAGCCAGTTTTATTATGGGTAATATCTGGGCCGCAGGCCAGATGCTCGGTGTAGCGCCAGAGCCAGGCGCGGACCAGACCATGGATCCTGAAAAACTAGCGGCATTGGCACAGATCAGCGCTGAAAAACTAATCCACACCTATCCGAACTGTCACCATGTAGGGTATACTTTTCGTTTCAATACGCCAGACAGCCAGGAAGGTGTCCGTTATTTTGGGACGCTGTATCAGCAAGGGCGACTTTACAGCTCTACCCAAAAGGACTATACCGGCATTACAGATCGTGCAGGTTCAGGAGACTGTTTTATGGCAGGCCTGTTATACGGACTATATAATGAGCTCACCGGCCAGCAAACGGTGGACTTTGCCACAGCCGCTGCAACAGGCAAATTCTATGAGAAAGGCGATCATACCCGGCAATCACTGGCAGATGTCCAGCATAGGCTACAATCATTAAATACAATTTCAACGCACTAA
- a CDS encoding beta/alpha barrel domain-containing protein: MANKKHSSKEIFERITHQGILPLFFHKRREVSLSTLQALYSAGIRVVEYTNRGQEALENFKAMLELRDASMPDMLLGIGTIKNETEASAYHEAGADFLISPCYYQPISDYVQQHNLTWIPGCMSASEINLAEQNGVGFVKLFPGNLLGPSFMSAIKPLFPDLLFMPTGGVELEEENIRSWFKAGVSAVGMGSKLISNTILENEDYQTLTNTTKKILALTQTIKN, translated from the coding sequence ATGGCAAATAAAAAGCATTCATCTAAGGAGATATTTGAGCGCATTACGCATCAGGGGATCTTACCCCTGTTCTTTCACAAGCGCCGAGAAGTATCCTTATCTACTCTACAGGCGCTGTATAGTGCCGGTATCCGGGTGGTGGAGTATACCAACAGAGGTCAGGAGGCCCTGGAGAATTTTAAAGCCATGCTCGAACTCAGAGATGCCTCCATGCCGGATATGTTGCTAGGTATCGGAACGATTAAAAATGAAACTGAGGCCAGCGCCTATCACGAAGCGGGAGCGGACTTTCTGATCTCCCCCTGCTACTATCAACCTATCAGCGATTACGTACAGCAACACAATCTGACCTGGATTCCCGGCTGTATGAGTGCATCAGAAATCAACCTCGCCGAGCAAAACGGCGTGGGGTTTGTAAAATTATTCCCTGGCAATCTGCTCGGTCCCTCTTTTATGTCGGCCATCAAACCTTTATTCCCTGATTTACTTTTTATGCCGACCGGTGGCGTAGAACTGGAGGAAGAGAATATCCGAAGCTGGTTCAAAGCCGGCGTGTCCGCCGTAGGCATGGGCAGCAAATTGATCTCCAATACTATTTTGGAAAATGAAGACTATCAAACGCTCACCAATACAACTAAAAAAATCCTGGCACTCACCCAAACTATTAAAAATTAA
- a CDS encoding MFS transporter, with protein MTSQVQKKVGGYRWTICALLFAATTINYLDRQVLSLLQPALSKEYHWTNTDYANITAIFQFVYALGLLFAGRIIDKIGTKKGYTWALIIWSVGAMIHALAIPMGQQLVAFFGFFGLTIFPVSVFGFLVSRSILAIGEAGNFPAAIKATAEYFPKKDRAYATGIFNSGANIGAVLAPLTVPWIETHWGWQAAFISIGAMGFLWLIFWFIYYEKPEKQKRLSAEELAYINSDDIHEGVNTSEVKGEKKVKWLTLLGYKQTWAFAIGKFMTDGVWWFFLFWLPAYLNDQYGINGTAIMIPLAVLYSMTMFGSIGGGYFPKYFINKGLTPYDGRMRAMLIIALFPLLVLLAQPLGHISYWVPVFFIGIGASAHQAWSANIFTTVSDMFPKKAVGTVTGIGGLAGGIGGVVISKIGGWIFDAYDKVGHIETGYTIMFAICSVAYLIAWVFMKALVPRYKLITDL; from the coding sequence ATGACAAGTCAAGTACAGAAGAAAGTGGGAGGTTACCGGTGGACCATATGTGCACTGCTCTTTGCCGCTACAACCATTAACTACCTGGATAGGCAGGTACTCAGTTTATTACAGCCCGCCCTTTCCAAAGAATATCATTGGACCAATACGGATTATGCTAATATTACAGCCATTTTCCAGTTCGTCTATGCCCTGGGATTATTATTTGCAGGCCGTATCATTGATAAAATAGGCACCAAAAAAGGCTATACCTGGGCACTCATCATCTGGTCCGTAGGTGCAATGATTCATGCCCTGGCCATTCCAATGGGACAGCAATTGGTGGCTTTCTTTGGTTTTTTCGGCCTGACCATCTTTCCGGTCTCTGTATTTGGATTTCTGGTTTCCCGCTCTATACTGGCCATCGGAGAAGCCGGTAACTTCCCGGCTGCAATCAAAGCCACCGCGGAATACTTCCCCAAAAAGGACCGTGCCTATGCAACAGGAATTTTTAATTCCGGCGCCAACATCGGTGCCGTTCTGGCACCGCTGACGGTACCCTGGATCGAAACCCACTGGGGGTGGCAGGCAGCCTTTATCTCTATCGGTGCCATGGGCTTCCTGTGGCTGATCTTCTGGTTCATTTACTATGAAAAACCGGAAAAGCAAAAGCGGCTATCAGCCGAAGAACTGGCCTACATCAATAGCGATGACATACATGAAGGTGTCAACACGTCTGAAGTTAAAGGAGAGAAAAAAGTCAAATGGCTTACCCTGCTGGGATATAAACAGACTTGGGCCTTTGCCATTGGTAAATTTATGACGGATGGAGTCTGGTGGTTTTTCTTGTTCTGGCTGCCCGCTTATCTGAATGACCAGTACGGCATTAACGGGACTGCTATTATGATCCCGCTGGCTGTTCTCTATTCCATGACCATGTTTGGCAGTATCGGTGGCGGATATTTCCCTAAATATTTCATCAACAAAGGGCTAACTCCTTATGATGGCCGGATGCGGGCGATGTTGATCATCGCACTGTTTCCGTTGCTGGTATTGCTGGCTCAGCCGCTGGGTCATATCAGTTATTGGGTACCGGTATTCTTTATCGGTATTGGCGCCTCAGCTCATCAGGCCTGGTCTGCCAATATCTTTACCACTGTCTCAGATATGTTCCCTAAAAAAGCTGTCGGCACTGTGACAGGTATCGGTGGACTGGCAGGTGGTATAGGTGGTGTCGTGATCAGTAAAATCGGTGGCTGGATCTTTGATGCCTATGATAAGGTGGGACATATAGAAACCGGCTATACGATTATGTTTGCAATCTGCTCTGTAGCCTATCTGATCGCCTGGGTATTCATGAAAGCGCTCGTGCCCCGCTATAAACTCATTACGGATCTGTAA